A single region of the Lotus japonicus ecotype B-129 chromosome 4, LjGifu_v1.2 genome encodes:
- the LOC130713262 gene encoding uncharacterized protein LOC130713262, which yields MERGLRQGDSLAPFLFLIVAEGVNGLMKSAVQKGKFSGYKVGNHDQVEVALSQFADDTIFFGDATIQNVQTIKCILRCFELISGLRVNFHKSKLAGIAVSASEVTKYANLLNYKTMTIPFIYLGKWKWRILCEGDRLWSRVIKAKYKIPRLGEQAVASGNMYPWWKDIIRWCYMQPNANWLDQNISKVLGNGKGTNFWADKWVGEANLAAKHMRLHRLSAQKQCCINDMGKWDASVWSWRFTWSRGLLECEQQWVGELLADLGNAQPRENVEDKWCWGGNVEGIYTVKSAYEQIQNLLEDEGMEVYKLLWKIPAPSNVLGFIWKALQGRIQTRANLRKKNVLQTGIEINCPFCGLLEETTEHVLLSCEFSYGMWRKCYRWLGQGIVLPNDCRAHFLQHGSVGWNQKHKRGAWIIWVAEREVEDGCSWCSSPSDVGDLSFVDPALEVLTLRPQKWGALEGPRGCPKKYVVMGNLDTPLSFLLQALILRLQRRLGF from the exons ATGGAAAGGGGCCTCCGACAAGGGGACTCTCTTGCCCCCTTTCTGTTTCTCATTGTTGCTGAAGGAGTCAATGGACTTATGAAGAGTGCTGTTCAAAAGGGTAAATTTTCAGGGTACAAGGTGGGAAATCATGATCAGGTGGAGGTAGCACTATCTCAGTTCGCAGATGACACTATTTTCTTTGGGGACGCGACAATCCAGAACGTACAAACCATCAAGTGCATCCTCCGATGCTTTGAATTAATCTCAGGCCTCCGAGTCAACTTCCATAAAAGCAAACTGGCAGGGATAGCTGTGTCGGCCTCTGAGGTAACCAAGTATGCCAATTTACTTAACTACAAGACTATGACTATCCCCTTCATCTACTTAG GGAAATGGAAGTGGAGGATCCTATGTGAAGGAGACCGTCTATGGAGCAGAGTAATCAAGGCCAAATATAAGATACCAAGATTGGGTGAACAAGCAGTGGCCTCGGGGAATATGTACCCTTGGTGGAAGGATATAATTCGATGGTGTTATATGCAACCGAACGCAAACTGGTTGGATCAAAACATATCCAAGGTGTTAGGGAATGGGAAAGGAACAAATTTTTGGGCTGATAAATGGGTGGGAGAAGCAAACTTGGCTGCCAAACATATGAGACTCCATAGATTATCTGCCCAGAAACAATGCTGTATAAATGATATGGGTAAATGGGACGCGAGTGTGTGGAGCTGGAGATTTACTTGGAGCAGAGGACTACTGGAATGTGAACAACAATGGGTTGGAGAACTATTAGCTGACCTAGGAAATGCCCAGCCGCGCGAAAATGTAGAGGATAAATGGTGTTGGGGTGGGAATGTAGAGGGGATATATACAGTAAAGTCTGCATATGAGCAGATACAGAACTTGCTGGAAGATGAAGGAATGGAAGTGTATAAGCTGTTATGGAAGATTCCTGCCCCCTCTAACGTGTTAGGGTTTATTTGGAAAGCGCTACAGGGAAGGATCCAGACAAGGGCAAATCTAAGGAAGAAAAATGTGTTACAAACAGGTATAGAGATAAACTGCCCCTTCTGTGGATTGCTTGAAGAAACAACAGAACATGTGCTTCTATCTTGTGAGTTCTCATATGGAATGTGGAGGAAATGCTATAGATGGCTTGGACAAGGCATAGTGCTCCCTAATGACTGCCGGGCTCATTTCCTGCAACATGGCAGCGTCGGTTGGAATCAGAAACATAAGAGGGGAGCTTGGATAATTTGGGTGGCT GAAAGGGAGGTCGAAGATGGGTGCTCGTGGTGTTCTTCACCCTCTGACGTGGGGGACTTGAGTTTTGTGGATCCTGCTCTTGAGGTCCTTACCCTGAGGCCTCAGAAGTGGGGTGCCTTAGAGGGTCCTCGTGGGTGTCCAAAGAAATATGTCGTCATGGGAAATTTGGACACCCCATTATCTTTCCTTCTTCAGGCACTTATTTTACGCTTGCAAAGAAGGCTTGGATTTTAG